One Streptomyces sp. 840.1 genomic window, GGAGGCGGTGCGCGCCTACCTGATGACAGCGGTCCGGCACGTCGGCGCCGCCTGGACGAGGACCGCCAAGCGGGAGCAGCTGGTCGACGACTTCGCCGCGTTCGCCGCACAGGCGTCACGCTCGTCGGAGGTGTCGGACGCGGACACCCTCGATCTCGGCGCCGATGTGATGGCGATGCACGAGGCCGAGCAGTCGATGGCCATGCAGGCCTTCCGCAGCCTCCCGGAGCGCTGGCAGGCGGTCCTGTGGCACACCACCGTCGAGGAGGAGTCGCCCAGCGACATCGCCCCGCTGTTCGGGCTGACCGCCAACGCCACCTCGGTGCTGGCCAGCCGGGCCCGCGAGGGGCTCAAGCAGGCCTACCTCCAGGCCCATGTGAGCCAGGCGCTCACCTCCGGCGGCGACTGCGCGCGCTACGCCGACCGGCTCGGCGCCTATGCCCGTGGCGGGCTGCGGATGCGGGCCGAGCGCGGCCTGCGCGGACACCTGGACGAGTGCGCTCAATGCCGCCTGGCCGCCGGTGAACTGGCTCATGTGAACGCCGGGATTCCCGCGCTGCTCCCGGTCGCCGTCATCGGCTGGTTCGCCGCCGGATACGCGGTCAAGGCCGCCGGGATCGTCGCGGGCGGCGCAGCGGGTGCGGCGGGCGCGGGGGCCGCGGCCGCCGCGACCGGCGGAGGTTCGTCCGCGTCGTCGGCCGGTGGGGCCGCCGCCTCCGAGGGGCTCGGCGCTCCGGCGAAGGCCGGCATCGCGGCGGCGGTCGCCGTCGCGGCCGCGGCCGGACTGGTGTGGGCACTGGTCGGCGACGACCAGCCCCGGCCCGAGGCGAAGCCGGTGGCCAGGCCGCCGGCCGTGGCGCCCGCGGTGCCGTCGCCCGCACCCCCGAAGCCGAAGCCGGCGCCGCCCGTTCCCGTACCGCCGAAGCCGGCGCCCACCCCTACGCCCACGCCCACGCCGCCCGCGAAGCCCACCCCGCCGGCTCCCGCGCCCCCGCCGCCCGCCCCGAAGCCGACTCCTACGCCCACCCCGACTCCGACCCCGACGCCCCCTCCGCCGCCCGCCCCCGCACCGGCGCCGGAGGTCTACCAGGTCAACGAGTTGAGCTACAGCCTCCTCGGCGACCACACCGGCCCGGAGGTGGTGCTCGGGGAGAGCAGCTGGGTCTGGCAGCGTTCCGGGATGTCGATCGGCGACACGCGGTACGACCACGGGGTGACGGTCCACAGCCGCTCGTCGGTCGTCATCGAGCTGAACCGCCGGTGCACCCGTTACGAGGCGATGGTCGGCGTCGACGACCTGACCATGGGCCTCGGGTCCGTGCGCTTCTCCGTGTTCAACGGTGACGGGGCGCGGCTGTGGCAGTCGCCGGTGATGAACGGCGACGATCCGGCCGTGCCG contains:
- a CDS encoding sigma-70 family RNA polymerase sigma factor codes for the protein MSGDGQQEESFDGVSTTGGGAGTGGRPAEQVPSQAGPGRQGADEEGGGTVLPGPWPPAPVENPAPSDSDTDLGSDADTPADAIDGAAAAAAVPMQRVGGGTNAAGPAGPALSDAQLIQQMRDGDDLAYDELFRRHSDAVRRYARTCCRDAHTADDLTAEVFARTLQAVRGGKGPEEAVRAYLMTAVRHVGAAWTRTAKREQLVDDFAAFAAQASRSSEVSDADTLDLGADVMAMHEAEQSMAMQAFRSLPERWQAVLWHTTVEEESPSDIAPLFGLTANATSVLASRAREGLKQAYLQAHVSQALTSGGDCARYADRLGAYARGGLRMRAERGLRGHLDECAQCRLAAGELAHVNAGIPALLPVAVIGWFAAGYAVKAAGIVAGGAAGAAGAGAAAAATGGGSSASSAGGAAASEGLGAPAKAGIAAAVAVAAAAGLVWALVGDDQPRPEAKPVARPPAVAPAVPSPAPPKPKPAPPVPVPPKPAPTPTPTPTPPAKPTPPAPAPPPPAPKPTPTPTPTPTPTPPPPPAPAPAPEVYQVNELSYSLLGDHTGPEVVLGESSWVWQRSGMSIGDTRYDHGVTVHSRSSVVIELNRRCTRYEAMVGVDDLTMGLGSVRFSVFNGDGARLWQSPVMNGDDPAVPVGVGIEGQDRIRLVVEPTTPFGGVALANWAESRISCR